A window from Calliopsis andreniformis isolate RMS-2024a chromosome 5, iyCalAndr_principal, whole genome shotgun sequence encodes these proteins:
- the LOC143179057 gene encoding uncharacterized protein LOC143179057, which yields MDQYFKSYEELDVHQLMLNDKVRTLAYKNAIMNSKHMFQDKIVMDVGAGTGILSIFCAQAGAKMVYAIEASDLVKLTNEVVLENKLSDKITVIHSKVEDIDPNNFEKVDIIISEWMGFYLVHEGMLDSVLFARDHFLNENGLLFPSVAKLYASPCQLPSMYDFWNDIYGVSMKCIGKEYRETKSMKPEVLLVDEKDLLAEGKLLAWMDLQCIDVQELDHLGGEEYVSVCNKSGRYQGICIWFAVEFPDGSELSTSPFDEATHWKQTAIVLPNDLEVEESEPVAFKLELARNSPKPRQYNMELILLDALEVEHEVPCPCHTTKCIVMRTYIEEQTDNQAANK from the exons TTAAATGATAAAGTTCGAACTCTTGCTTACAAAAATGCTATAATGAATTCTAAACACATGTTCCAAGATAAGATTGTTATGGATGTTGGTGCTGGAACTG GAATATTATCAATCTTTTGTGCCCAAGCAGGAGCAAAAATGGTTTATGCGATAGAAGCAAGTGACTTGGTAAAACTTACAAACGAAGTAGTGCTAGAAAATAAATTGAGTGACAAAATTACAGTAATTCACAGTAAAGTAGAAGATATTGATCCAAATAATTTTGAGAAAGTTGATATAATAATTTCAGAATGGATGGGTTTTTATTTAGTTCATGAAGGAATGTTGGATTCTGTTCTATTTGCCAGAGATCATTTTTTAAACGAGAATGGCCTTCTTTTCCCATCTGTTGCTAAGCTTTATGCATCACCCTGTCAATTACCATCCATGTATGATTTCTGGAATGACATATATGGAGTTAGTATGAA ATGCATTGGGAAGGAGTACAGAGAAACGAAATCAATGAAACCTGAGGTACTACTTGTAGATGAAAAAGATCTTCTTGCTGAAGGCAAATTGTTGGCATGGATGGATTTACAGTGTATTGATGTGCAAGAACTAGATCATCTCGGCGGAGAAGAATATGTTTCTGTATGTAACAAGTCTGGAAGATATCAAGGAATTTGTATCTGGTTTGCTGTGGAATTTCCAGATGGATCAGAGTTATCTACTAGTCCTTTTGACGAAGCTACACATTGGAAACAAACTGCTATCGTTTTACCCAATGACCTGGAAGTAGAGGAAAGTGAACCTGTGGCGTTCAAATTAGAATTGGCAAGAAACTCTCCGAAGCCCAGACAGTATAACATGGAATTAATACTATTAGATGCACTAGAAGTTGAACATGAAGTTCCTTGTCCTTGTCATACAACAAAATGCATTGTAATGAGAACTTACATAGAAGAACAAACAGACAATCAGGCAGCGAATAAATAA
- the Cysrs-m gene encoding cysteine--tRNA ligase-like protein, mitochondrial, producing MNIFMRKLNCKLRKIHHRFVHIETEQTKQLQWLKPTGYETNITVYNPITKCKVPLILKNKNFLTWYVCGPTVYDSAHIGHATTYVKSDIIRRILSDYFNINIIMAMCITDIDDKIIMRSKESGQNYKHITQHYENEFVEDMEMLNVIKPHLYCRVTNYIPQIIQFVNNIVNKGNAYVVKDGSVYFDTSKYNSYGKLSSQVSDDSQPAHPYKKSASDFSLWKAAKEGEPFWDSPWGRGRPGWHIECSTIASTVFGNSIDIHSGGIDLAFPHHENEEAQSCSYHEVDQWVNYWLHCGHLFLEDVKMSKSLKNTISIREFLNKYTANHFRILCLLSNYKNGIKFSDSVMTTAVNTLDKIEHFMNDCDNYIAGRWSVGSVDEITLLRCLDETKNNVNIAFANDFNTAHATRLLINLIDTTNKMLHEPQGTDTNRNIPAIATVSNYISTIFSKLGILHSAEANEQKINSVIDYFVQFRNTVRNRALEQEVKDKILLSACDEARSNLSTCGVIVKDFKDKSSWSIKKY from the exons ATGAATATATTTATGAGAAAACTAAATTGCAAATTGCGTAAAATACACCATCGTTTTGTACACATCGAAACGGAACAAACGAAACAGCTACAGTGGTTGAAACCTACTGGATACGAAACTAACATTACAGTGTATAATCCTATAACGAAATGTAAAGTAccgttaattttaaaaaataaaaattttttaacttGGTATGTCTGTGGCCCAACTGTCTATGATTCTGCACATATTGGACATGCAAC AACTTATGTTAAGTCTGATATCATCAGAAGAATATTGTCagattattttaatataaacattataatggctatGTGTATTACAGACATCGATGATAAAATAATAATGCGCTCAAAAGAATCTGGACAGAATTACAAACACATAACACAACACTATGAAAATGAGTTTGTTGAAGATATGGAAATGTTAAATGTCATTAaaccgcatttatattgtagggTTACTAATTATATACcacaaattattcaatttgttaaTAATATTGTAAATAAGGGCAATGCTTATGTTGTAAAAGATG GATCAGTATATTTTGATACAAGTAAATATAATTCCTATGGAAAATTGTCAAGTCAGGTTTCAGATGACAGTCAACCTGCCCATCCATATAAAAAGTCAGCATCAGATTTTAGCTTATGGAAGGCTGCTAAAGAAGGAGAACCTTTTTGGGATTCCCCATGGGGTCGTGGAAGGCCAGGATGGCACATAGAATGTAGCACAATTGCAAG CACAGTCTTTGGAAATTCGATAGATATTCATAGCGGTGGAATCGACCTTGCGTTTCCGCATCATGAAAACGAAGAAGCACAATCATGTTCCTATCATGAAGTAGACCAATGGGTAAACTATTGGCTACATTGTGGACATCTATTTTTAGAAGATGTAAAAATGTCAAAGAGTTTAAAAAACACAATTAGCATAAGAGAATTCCTTAACAAATATACTGCAAATCACTTTAGAATTCTTTGTTTACTTTCTAATTATAAAAATG GAATCAAATTTTCTGATAGTGTAATGACTACTGCAGTAAATACACTAGACAAAATTGAACATTTCATGAATGACTGTGATAATTACATTGCTGGAAGATGGAGTGTTGGCAGTGTAGATGAAATTACATTACTTCGT TGTCTAGATGAAACGAAAAATAATGTTAACATAGCTTTCGCGAATGATTTTAACACCGCACATGCTACGCGATTGCTAATAAATCTAATTGATACGACGAACAAAATGTTACACGAACCTCAA GGGACTGATACAAACAGAAATATACCTGCTATAGCAACAGTATCGAATTATATATCGACAATATTTTCAAAACTAGGCATTTTGCATTCTGCAGAAGCAAATGAACAAAAAATCAATAGTGTCATCGACTACTTTGTACAATTTAGAAACACGGTTCGAAACAGAGCTTTAGAGCAAGAAGTGAAAGATAAAATTTTACTTTCTGCATGCGATGAAGCACGATCAAATCTTTCCACCTGTGGGGTAATAGTAAAg GATTTCAAAGATAAATCTTCTTGGAGCATCAAGAAATACTGA
- the Non3 gene encoding ribosome production factor 2-like protein Non3: protein MPVISRVVKPTTHRGKRALLKKEPKIVEDVKQTLCFKGKNTSQLVVDFMKDLYDLKKPDAAIMQKKNDVLPFEDITPLEKFAVKYNAPLFMLALHNKKRPHNLVMGRMYEHTLLDMAEFGIENYKGLKDFKIPKVSEGLKPLLVFNGELFENNHELVRIKNLLVDMFQREPTEQIRLQGLEHVLSFTAIENKILLRSYRIFLKKSDCRIPRIELEEIGPRADLVCRRTKLASEDLFKQACKKPKELKVKKKKNISVDKLGTTFGRIHVGAQNINTIQTRKMKGLKKTMAEKKEALKRKNLDNNNVDSNSKKLKNTTDSAD, encoded by the exons ATGCCCGTGATAAGTAGAGTAGT GAAACCAACTACTCATAGAGGGAAAAGGGCTCTTCTAAAGAAAGAACCCAAAATAGTGGAAGATGTCAAACAGACTTTGTGCTTTAAAGGAAAAAATACTTCTCAGCTTGTAGTTGATTTTATGAAAGATTTG TATGATTTGAAAAAACCAGATGCAGCGATAATGCAAAAGAAAAATGACGTATTACCATTTGAAGACATAACACCTTTAGAAAAGTTTGCTGTTAAATATAATGCGCCCCTTTTTATGTTAGCTTTGCATAATAAAAAACGTCCTCATAATCTTGTAATGGGGAGGATGTATGAACATACATTATTAGATATGGCAGAATTTGGCATAGAAAATTATAAAGGTTTAAAGGATTTTAAAATTCCAAAAGTTTCTGAAGGATTGAAACCTTTATTAGTTTTTAATGGGGAGCTTTTCGAAAATAACCACGAACTTGTCAGAATTAAAAATTTACTTGTGGATATGTTTCAAAGGGAACCTACTGAACAAATTAGGCTACAAGGACTTGAACATGTTTTAAGTTTCACTGCTATTGAGAACAAAATACTTTTACGTAGTTATAG aatatttttaaaaaagtctGACTGCAGAATACCAAGAATTGAGTTAGAGGAAATAGGTCCAAGAGCAGATTTGGTATGTAGACGGACAAAACTTGCATCTGAAGATCTTTTTAAACAAGCATGCAAGAAACCCAAAGAACTTAAG gttaaaaagaaaaagaatattTCTGTGGATAAACTTGGCACAACATTTGGTCGTATTCATGTTGGAGCACAGAATATTAATACTATTCAAACAAGAAAAATGAAAGGATTAAAGAAAACAATGGCAGAAAAGAAAGAAGCTCTGAAAAGAAAAAATTTGGATAACAATAACGTTGATAGTAATTCAAAGAAGTTAAAGAACACTACTGACTCAGCTGATTGA